Proteins found in one Bordetella genomosp. 9 genomic segment:
- a CDS encoding MarR family winged helix-turn-helix transcriptional regulator produces MSHSASTRGDAALLLENQLCFALYSTSLAMSKVYRKLLAQLDLTYPQYLVMLVLWEQDGLTVSAIGERLFLDSATLTPLLKRLEAAGLVQRVRAERDERQVIVSLTEQGRQLKAKARAVPPGVAGAARCSAAEAGAMIKRLDTLRAALQEATCP; encoded by the coding sequence ATGTCACATTCTGCGTCTACGCGGGGCGATGCCGCCTTGCTGCTGGAAAACCAGCTTTGCTTCGCGCTGTACTCCACCAGCCTGGCCATGAGCAAGGTTTACCGCAAACTGCTGGCCCAGCTGGACCTGACCTATCCCCAGTATCTGGTGATGCTGGTGCTGTGGGAGCAGGATGGACTGACGGTTTCGGCGATCGGCGAAAGGCTGTTCCTGGACAGCGCGACGCTGACCCCCTTGCTGAAACGGCTGGAAGCCGCCGGCCTGGTCCAACGTGTCCGCGCCGAGCGCGACGAACGCCAGGTCATCGTGTCGCTGACCGAGCAGGGACGGCAATTGAAGGCGAAGGCCCGTGCCGTGCCTCCCGGCGTGGCGGGCGCGGCGCGTTGCAGCGCGGCCGAGGCCGGCGCGATGATCAAGCGGCTGGATACCCTGCGCGCGGCACTGCAGGAAGCCACATGCCCATAG
- a CDS encoding KGG domain-containing protein: protein MTDSQDQKPPRKPRGFAAMGPEFQREIAAQGGRAAHRLGKAHRFTSQEARAAATKRHAARRSQPAASPESSPATAEQPKDR from the coding sequence ATGACCGACAGCCAAGACCAGAAACCCCCACGCAAGCCACGCGGTTTCGCCGCGATGGGGCCTGAATTCCAACGCGAGATCGCGGCGCAGGGCGGCCGCGCGGCGCACCGCCTGGGCAAGGCCCATCGCTTCACGTCGCAGGAAGCGCGGGCCGCCGCCACCAAACGGCACGCCGCGCGGCGATCGCAGCCGGCGGCGTCACCGGAGTCGTCTCCCGCGACGGCTGAACAACCCAAGGATCGTTGA
- a CDS encoding aldehyde dehydrogenase (NADP(+)) codes for MSSPTTAITGEILIGQRAVDNGQRTLNAVNPATGETLAPSFAMAGAAEVDEACALAWEAFDAYRETSLDDRARFLEAIGEQIMQLGQPLVDRAVAETALPAARIEGERARTVGQLRLFAQVVRAGEFLDVRVDPAMPDRQPLPRPDLRLRNIALGPVAVFGASNFPLAFSVAGGDTAAALAAGCPVVVKGHPAHPGTGELVGRAIQAAARECGMPEGVFSLLLGGIETGAALVRDERIKAVGFTGSRAGGLALVDAASKRREPIPVFAEMSSINPVFLFPAALAARAEELGKAFVASLTMGSGQFCTNPGIVVALESPDLDRFLKAADAALSAHVPSAMLTPGIHGAYEKGVKALESAEGVKVCGRGGAGEGPNRGRAALFSTSISNFLEQESLQQEVFGSSSMVVRCKSVDDMRDIAEHIEGQLTVTLHLDEADYALARGLVPVLERKAGRILANGWPTGVEVAHAMVHGGPFPATSDSRFTSVGTLAIRRFLRPVSYQALPAQLLPEALRPENLERLPRLEDGKRLLP; via the coding sequence GTGAGCAGCCCTACCACCGCCATTACCGGCGAGATCCTGATCGGCCAGCGCGCCGTCGACAATGGCCAGCGCACGCTGAATGCGGTGAACCCCGCGACCGGCGAGACCCTGGCGCCCAGTTTCGCGATGGCGGGAGCTGCCGAGGTCGACGAGGCCTGCGCCCTGGCCTGGGAAGCCTTCGACGCCTATCGCGAAACCTCGCTGGACGACCGTGCCCGCTTCCTGGAAGCCATCGGCGAGCAGATCATGCAGTTGGGCCAGCCGCTGGTCGATCGCGCGGTCGCTGAAACCGCGCTGCCGGCGGCCCGCATCGAGGGCGAGCGCGCACGCACGGTGGGGCAGTTGCGCCTGTTCGCGCAGGTCGTCCGGGCGGGCGAATTCCTGGACGTGCGGGTGGATCCCGCCATGCCGGATCGCCAGCCGCTGCCGCGTCCGGATCTGCGCCTGCGCAATATCGCGCTGGGGCCGGTCGCCGTGTTCGGCGCCAGCAATTTCCCCCTGGCATTTTCCGTGGCGGGCGGCGATACCGCGGCCGCGCTGGCGGCGGGCTGCCCGGTGGTGGTGAAGGGGCATCCCGCGCATCCCGGCACGGGCGAACTGGTGGGCCGCGCCATCCAGGCAGCCGCGCGCGAATGCGGCATGCCGGAAGGCGTTTTTTCGCTGCTGCTGGGCGGCATCGAGACGGGCGCGGCGCTGGTGCGCGACGAGCGCATCAAGGCGGTGGGCTTCACGGGCTCGCGCGCCGGCGGCCTGGCGCTGGTAGACGCGGCGTCCAAGCGCCGCGAGCCGATTCCGGTCTTCGCCGAAATGAGCAGCATCAATCCGGTGTTCCTGTTCCCGGCCGCCCTGGCGGCGCGCGCGGAAGAGCTGGGCAAGGCATTTGTCGCCTCGCTGACGATGGGTTCCGGCCAGTTCTGCACCAACCCCGGCATCGTCGTCGCGCTGGAAAGCCCGGACCTGGATCGTTTCCTGAAGGCGGCCGACGCCGCCTTGTCCGCGCATGTGCCGTCGGCGATGCTGACGCCCGGTATCCACGGCGCCTACGAGAAAGGCGTGAAGGCGCTGGAAAGCGCCGAAGGTGTCAAGGTGTGCGGGCGGGGCGGTGCCGGCGAAGGCCCGAATCGCGGCCGTGCGGCGCTGTTTTCCACCAGCATCAGCAATTTCCTCGAACAGGAATCGTTGCAGCAGGAGGTGTTCGGTTCGTCCAGCATGGTGGTGCGCTGCAAGTCGGTGGACGACATGCGCGACATCGCCGAACACATCGAAGGCCAGTTGACGGTGACGCTGCATCTGGACGAAGCGGACTACGCGCTGGCGCGCGGCCTGGTGCCGGTGCTGGAGCGCAAGGCGGGCCGCATACTGGCCAATGGCTGGCCCACGGGTGTGGAAGTGGCGCATGCCATGGTGCACGGCGGGCCTTTCCCGGCGACGTCGGACAGCCGCTTTACGTCGGTGGGCACGCTGGCGATCCGGCGTTTCCTGCGCCCGGTCAGCTATCAGGCGCTGCCGGCGCAACTGTTGCCGGAAGCCTTGCGTCCGGAAAACCTGGAACGCCTTCCGCGTCTGGAGGACGGCAAGCGCCTGCTGCCGTAA
- a CDS encoding organic hydroperoxide resistance protein has translation MSIEKVLYRAQATANGGRDGRARSSDGVLDIQLSTPRELGGAGGPGTNPEQLFAAGYSACFLGALKFVAGKEKVTLPAETSITGSVGIGAIPTGFGIEVELKISIPGLDPAQARQLVDKAHIVCPYSNATRGNIDVTLTIV, from the coding sequence ATGTCCATCGAAAAAGTCCTGTACCGTGCCCAAGCCACCGCCAACGGAGGCCGCGACGGCCGCGCCCGTTCGTCCGACGGCGTGCTCGACATCCAGCTCAGCACCCCGCGCGAACTGGGCGGCGCCGGCGGCCCCGGCACCAATCCCGAACAGCTGTTCGCCGCCGGCTATTCGGCCTGCTTCCTGGGCGCGCTGAAGTTCGTGGCGGGCAAGGAAAAAGTGACGCTGCCGGCTGAAACCAGCATCACGGGCTCCGTCGGTATCGGCGCCATCCCCACCGGCTTCGGTATCGAAGTGGAATTGAAGATCTCCATCCCGGGGCTGGATCCCGCCCAGGCCCGCCAACTGGTCGACAAGGCCCACATCGTTTGCCCGTACTCGAACGCGACGCGCGGCAACATCGACGTGACCCTGACCATCGTTTAA
- the leuS gene encoding leucine--tRNA ligase: MQERYNPNAVEAAAQDVWRSQDVYRVSEHARNASGAEKPKFYACSMLPYPSGKLHMGHVRNYTINDMMARQLRMRGYNVLMPMGWDAFGMPAENAAIKSKVPPAKWTYDNIAYMKKQMQAMGLAIDWSREMSACDPAYYKWNQWLFLKMLEKGIAYRKTQVVNWDPVDQTVLANEQVIDGRGWRSGALVEKREIPGYYLRITDYAEELLDRVKTGLPGWPERVRLMQENWIGKSEGVRFAFTHDIRDESGQLVQDGKLYVFTTRADTIMGVTFCAVAPEHPLATLAARDNAELADFIERCKLGGTTEAELATREKEGLPTGLSVTHPLTGQPVDVWVGNYVLMSYGDGAVMGVPAHDERDFAFARKYGLEIRQVVDVPGKTYSTDAWQEWYADKQSGRLVHSGKYDGLAFKQAVDAIAADLASRGLGEKQTTWRLRDWGISRQRYWGTPIPIIHCADCGPVPVPEKDLPVVLPEDLIPDGTGNPLAKNEAFLSCACPTCGKPARRETDTMDTFVDSSWYFMRYTSPGNDGAMVDGRNDYWMPMDQYIGGIEHAVLHLLYARFWTKVMRDLGLLKFDEPFTRLLCQGMVLNHIYSRKTEHGGIEYFWPEEVENVYDAKGAIVGARRKSDGSDVVYGGVGTMSKSKNNGVDPQSLIDTLGADTARLFVMFASPPEQTLEWSDSGVEGANRFLRRLWSHGWSQRDAVAAGLAARDVDWRGAPDAAKDLRREIHTLLKQADYDYERIQYNTVVSACMKMLNAIENADLPAGAASDAARAECLGILLRVLYPVVPHITWQLWQELGYAGLYGDLLDAPWPQVDDAALVADELELMLQVNGKLRGALRVPAQAAREQIEAQAAAHEAVARFLEGRPPKRVIVVPGKLVNVVG; the protein is encoded by the coding sequence ATGCAGGAACGCTACAACCCCAATGCCGTCGAAGCCGCCGCCCAGGACGTCTGGCGCAGCCAAGACGTCTATCGCGTCAGCGAGCACGCCCGCAATGCCAGCGGCGCCGAAAAGCCGAAGTTCTACGCGTGTTCCATGCTGCCCTACCCCAGCGGTAAATTGCACATGGGCCATGTCCGCAACTACACCATCAACGACATGATGGCGCGGCAACTGCGCATGCGCGGCTACAACGTGCTGATGCCCATGGGCTGGGATGCCTTCGGCATGCCCGCGGAAAACGCCGCCATCAAGTCCAAGGTTCCGCCCGCCAAGTGGACCTACGACAACATTGCCTACATGAAGAAGCAAATGCAGGCGATGGGTCTGGCGATCGACTGGTCGCGCGAAATGAGCGCCTGCGACCCCGCGTACTACAAGTGGAACCAGTGGCTGTTCCTGAAGATGCTGGAAAAAGGGATCGCCTACCGCAAAACCCAGGTGGTCAATTGGGATCCGGTGGACCAGACCGTGCTGGCGAACGAACAGGTCATCGACGGCCGCGGCTGGCGCTCCGGCGCCCTGGTGGAAAAGCGCGAGATCCCGGGCTACTACCTGCGCATCACCGATTACGCCGAAGAACTGCTCGACCGGGTCAAGACCGGCCTGCCGGGCTGGCCGGAGCGCGTGCGCCTGATGCAGGAAAACTGGATAGGCAAGAGCGAAGGCGTGCGCTTCGCCTTCACGCACGACATCCGCGACGAATCCGGCCAGCTGGTGCAGGACGGCAAGCTTTACGTGTTCACCACCCGCGCCGACACCATCATGGGGGTGACGTTCTGCGCGGTGGCGCCGGAACACCCGCTGGCCACGCTGGCGGCGCGCGACAACGCGGAATTGGCCGACTTCATCGAACGCTGCAAGCTGGGCGGCACGACCGAGGCCGAACTGGCGACCCGCGAAAAGGAAGGCCTGCCCACGGGGCTGTCGGTCACGCATCCCTTGACCGGCCAGCCCGTCGACGTGTGGGTCGGCAACTACGTGCTGATGAGCTACGGCGACGGCGCCGTCATGGGCGTGCCGGCGCACGACGAACGCGACTTCGCCTTCGCGCGCAAATACGGCCTGGAAATCCGCCAGGTCGTGGACGTGCCCGGCAAGACCTATTCCACCGACGCCTGGCAGGAGTGGTACGCCGACAAGCAAAGCGGCCGGCTCGTCCATTCGGGCAAGTATGACGGCCTGGCTTTCAAGCAGGCGGTGGACGCCATCGCCGCCGACCTGGCGTCGCGGGGCCTCGGCGAAAAGCAGACCACCTGGCGCCTGCGCGACTGGGGCATTTCGCGCCAGCGCTATTGGGGCACGCCCATCCCCATCATCCATTGCGCCGACTGCGGCCCGGTGCCGGTCCCGGAAAAGGACCTGCCCGTGGTGCTGCCTGAAGACCTGATCCCCGACGGCACCGGCAATCCCCTGGCGAAGAACGAAGCCTTCCTGTCCTGCGCCTGCCCCACGTGCGGCAAGCCGGCCCGCCGCGAGACGGACACCATGGATACCTTCGTCGATTCGTCGTGGTATTTCATGCGCTATACCTCGCCCGGCAACGATGGCGCGATGGTCGACGGCCGCAACGATTACTGGATGCCGATGGACCAGTACATCGGCGGCATCGAACACGCGGTGCTGCACCTGCTGTACGCGCGGTTCTGGACCAAGGTGATGCGCGACCTGGGCCTGTTGAAATTCGATGAACCGTTCACGCGCCTGCTCTGCCAGGGCATGGTGCTGAACCATATCTATTCGCGCAAGACCGAACACGGCGGCATCGAGTATTTCTGGCCGGAGGAAGTCGAAAACGTCTACGACGCCAAGGGCGCCATCGTCGGCGCGCGCCGCAAATCGGACGGCAGCGACGTCGTCTACGGCGGCGTGGGGACCATGTCCAAGTCCAAGAACAATGGCGTGGATCCGCAGTCGCTGATCGACACCCTGGGCGCGGACACCGCGCGCCTGTTCGTCATGTTCGCCAGCCCGCCGGAGCAGACGCTGGAGTGGTCCGATTCCGGCGTGGAAGGCGCCAACCGCTTCCTGCGCCGCCTGTGGTCGCATGGCTGGTCGCAGCGCGACGCCGTGGCGGCCGGCCTGGCGGCCCGCGACGTCGACTGGCGCGGCGCGCCCGACGCGGCCAAGGATCTGCGCCGTGAAATCCACACGCTGCTCAAGCAGGCCGACTACGACTACGAGCGCATCCAGTACAACACCGTGGTGTCGGCCTGCATGAAGATGCTGAACGCCATCGAAAACGCCGACCTGCCGGCCGGCGCGGCATCCGACGCCGCCCGCGCCGAATGCCTGGGTATCCTGCTGCGCGTGCTCTATCCGGTGGTGCCGCACATCACCTGGCAGCTGTGGCAGGAACTCGGCTATGCCGGCCTGTACGGCGACCTGCTGGACGCCCCCTGGCCGCAGGTCGACGACGCCGCGCTGGTAGCGGACGAGCTCGAACTGATGCTGCAGGTCAACGGCAAGCTGCGCGGCGCGCTGCGCGTGCCGGCGCAGGCCGCGCGCGAGCAGATCGAGGCCCAGGCCGCGGCACATGAGGCAGTGGCCCGCTTTCTCGAGGGCCGGCCGCCCAAACGGGTTATCGTGGTGCCCGGCAAACTGGTCAACGTCGTAGGTTAA
- a CDS encoding Bug family tripartite tricarboxylate transporter substrate binding protein, which yields MKPFHSARRRLLAATVCAAAAFGLLAGAQAAYPDKTVRIIVPYAPGGSGDVFARLIAEKLTTRLGQTFIVENRPGASGAIGARYVSDAPADGSVLLLGQTGEIIVTPLLSTTLNYKPENLLPVVLVGDSPLVLSAHPSAPFNTVQEMVAQSKQRAQGYNYASSGTGTPGHLAAAALASKTGAKLTHVPYKGGGAALSDLLGNHVDMFFSGAPGVLPHFKSGTLKPIAVSTLERSPALPKVPTVAESGLPGFSFSLWGGLFAPKGTPVDVIQKLNTEVNAIIMDPQTKERLEAEGAVVKQNSVEQFTQFLAAERGRYQEIIKETGVRLD from the coding sequence ATGAAGCCATTCCACTCCGCCAGGCGCCGCCTGTTGGCCGCCACCGTTTGCGCCGCCGCGGCCTTCGGGCTGCTTGCGGGCGCTCAGGCCGCCTATCCGGACAAGACCGTACGCATCATCGTGCCGTACGCCCCCGGCGGCTCGGGCGACGTGTTCGCCCGCCTGATCGCGGAAAAATTGACCACCCGCCTGGGCCAGACCTTCATCGTGGAAAACCGCCCGGGCGCCAGCGGCGCGATCGGCGCGCGCTACGTGTCGGACGCGCCGGCCGACGGCAGTGTCCTGCTGCTGGGGCAGACCGGCGAGATCATCGTCACGCCGCTGCTGTCGACGACGCTGAACTACAAACCGGAAAACCTGCTGCCCGTGGTGCTGGTCGGCGACTCTCCCCTGGTGTTGTCGGCGCATCCGTCGGCGCCCTTCAACACGGTCCAGGAAATGGTCGCCCAGAGCAAGCAGCGCGCGCAAGGCTACAACTACGCGTCCTCGGGCACCGGCACGCCGGGCCACCTGGCGGCCGCGGCGCTGGCCTCCAAGACCGGCGCCAAGCTGACCCACGTGCCCTACAAAGGCGGCGGCGCGGCGCTGAGCGACCTGCTCGGAAACCACGTCGACATGTTCTTTTCGGGCGCGCCGGGCGTGCTGCCGCACTTCAAGAGCGGCACGCTGAAGCCTATCGCCGTCTCCACGCTGGAACGCTCGCCGGCGCTGCCCAAGGTGCCCACGGTGGCGGAGTCGGGGCTGCCGGGCTTTTCGTTCAGCCTGTGGGGCGGCCTGTTCGCGCCCAAGGGCACGCCGGTGGACGTGATCCAGAAGCTGAATACCGAGGTCAACGCCATCATCATGGACCCGCAGACCAAGGAACGGCTGGAGGCCGAAGGCGCGGTGGTCAAGCAGAACAGCGTCGAGCAGTTCACCCAGTTCCTCGCGGCCGAACGCGGACGCTATCAGGAAATCATCAAGGAAACCGGGGTGCGCCTGGACTGA
- a CDS encoding LPS-assembly lipoprotein LptE translates to MNFARHNQGSTGARRGGPRWALRVASLALLALLSACGFQMRGVTPLPFDSLYIGIAPNSRFGAEVRRAIAAASPETKLVETPKEAQAVLQQVRNARSMREVSLNAQGKVEEYELGLVFTFRVVDAKGRALLPDTTLEAYREMQYNDQVVQAKEGQAESLYRNMEQSLVSRIVRRLTAPDVRLAAQKLENTKPGDEQGPVYNITQPTPQQNDRLPWNRPSITNGPASPDDDGTY, encoded by the coding sequence ATGAATTTCGCCAGGCACAACCAAGGCTCGACGGGCGCGCGGCGCGGCGGTCCACGCTGGGCGCTGCGCGTCGCCAGCCTGGCCCTGCTCGCGCTGCTGTCCGCATGCGGTTTCCAGATGCGGGGCGTCACCCCCCTGCCCTTCGACTCGCTGTATATCGGCATCGCGCCGAATTCGCGCTTCGGCGCGGAGGTGCGCAGGGCCATCGCGGCGGCATCGCCCGAAACCAAGCTGGTGGAAACGCCCAAGGAAGCCCAAGCCGTACTGCAGCAGGTCCGCAATGCGCGCTCCATGCGCGAGGTATCGCTGAACGCGCAGGGCAAGGTGGAAGAGTACGAACTGGGGTTGGTGTTCACCTTCCGCGTCGTCGACGCCAAGGGCCGCGCCCTGCTGCCGGACACCACGCTGGAAGCCTACCGGGAAATGCAATACAACGACCAGGTCGTGCAGGCCAAGGAAGGCCAGGCGGAAAGCCTGTACCGGAACATGGAGCAGAGCCTGGTCAGCCGCATCGTGCGGCGCCTCACGGCGCCCGACGTGCGGCTCGCCGCGCAGAAGCTGGAGAACACCAAGCCCGGCGACGAGCAGGGCCCGGTCTACAACATCACGCAACCGACGCCGCAGCAGAACGACCGGCTGCCGTGGAACCGCCCGAGCATCACCAACGGCCCGGCCAGCCCCGACGACGACGGCACGTACTAG
- the rpmG gene encoding 50S ribosomal protein L33: MAAKGTREKIKLESTAGTGHFYTTTKNKRTTPEKMLIKKFDPVARKHVDYKETKLK; this comes from the coding sequence ATGGCAGCCAAAGGCACCCGCGAAAAGATCAAGCTCGAGTCGACCGCCGGCACGGGACATTTCTACACCACCACCAAGAACAAGCGCACGACGCCGGAAAAGATGCTGATCAAGAAATTTGATCCGGTCGCGCGCAAGCACGTGGACTACAAGGAAACCAAGCTCAAGTAA
- a CDS encoding ABC transporter substrate-binding protein, producing MSAFFRWSDVWAILCRLWLEYAVAVAVAMAIAAQPAAAAPSAKPARPTPPPPALRIGEINTYKALPGFSEDYRRGWTLALEQANADGGVLGRKLEVRSRDDRGNPDEAVQAAQALVDKDGVVALFGGYSSEVGLALSRYADTAKVPYLAVAPLSQRLTWQDGNRYTFRLRPGAWMQAAAVAPKALGLRKLRWALVYQDTESDRATADAFKGLIKTFQSRTEFVDEIAVPAGKFDAVAAAAALSAARPEAIFNLLTGEQLAALLRAGTAAHLFDGVGVVAPFMGDPENLGLLDETLGAAIPDGWITTGYPRDAIDTPENQAFVQAYRDRFGEAPGMAAVLGYTALRSISEALKRAGLADREAVAAAFPRLQVPTPFGAIEYRNLDHQSTLGIYLGYTGHADGRVTMDRFVYATGARLQPLDEQIRRLRAQTARAPGPADGPGNAASAQGSAAPGSSATAGAAAQPGNAPDGQNGARSTAAPSRPVARPDTGLTSRLRAARPGTAPPAAAVTQPATGHAGTDGPVKAAQPGVTTQAPLMGDWPDQVDPRGQAAH from the coding sequence ATGTCGGCTTTTTTTCGTTGGTCCGACGTGTGGGCGATCCTGTGCCGGCTGTGGCTGGAATACGCGGTAGCGGTCGCGGTGGCGATGGCGATCGCGGCACAGCCCGCCGCTGCCGCCCCTTCCGCCAAGCCGGCGCGCCCCACCCCGCCGCCGCCGGCCCTGCGCATCGGGGAAATCAACACGTACAAGGCCCTGCCCGGATTTTCGGAAGACTACCGCCGCGGCTGGACGCTCGCGCTGGAACAGGCCAATGCCGATGGCGGCGTGCTGGGACGCAAGCTGGAGGTCCGCTCGCGCGATGACCGCGGCAATCCCGATGAAGCCGTGCAGGCGGCCCAGGCGCTGGTCGACAAGGATGGCGTCGTGGCGCTGTTCGGCGGCTATTCGTCGGAAGTCGGCCTGGCGCTTTCCCGTTATGCCGATACGGCGAAGGTGCCCTACCTGGCCGTCGCCCCCTTGAGCCAGCGCCTGACCTGGCAGGACGGCAACCGCTATACCTTCCGCCTGCGGCCGGGCGCATGGATGCAGGCCGCCGCCGTCGCACCGAAAGCATTGGGCCTGCGCAAGCTGCGCTGGGCCCTGGTCTATCAGGACACCGAATCCGACCGGGCCACGGCGGACGCCTTCAAGGGCCTGATCAAGACCTTCCAGTCCAGGACCGAGTTCGTCGACGAGATCGCGGTGCCGGCGGGGAAATTCGACGCGGTGGCCGCCGCCGCGGCATTGAGCGCGGCCAGGCCGGAGGCGATCTTCAACCTGCTGACGGGCGAGCAACTCGCCGCGCTGCTGCGCGCGGGCACGGCGGCGCATCTATTCGACGGCGTGGGGGTGGTCGCGCCGTTCATGGGCGATCCCGAAAACCTGGGCCTGCTGGACGAGACGCTGGGCGCTGCCATCCCCGATGGCTGGATCACCACGGGCTATCCGCGCGACGCGATCGATACACCGGAAAACCAGGCCTTCGTGCAAGCCTATCGCGATCGTTTCGGCGAAGCGCCCGGCATGGCGGCCGTGCTGGGCTACACCGCCCTGCGCTCCATCAGCGAAGCACTGAAGCGCGCGGGATTGGCCGATCGCGAAGCCGTGGCGGCGGCCTTTCCGCGGCTGCAAGTGCCGACGCCTTTCGGCGCCATCGAATACCGCAACCTGGACCATCAGTCCACGCTGGGCATCTATCTGGGCTATACCGGACACGCCGACGGGCGCGTGACCATGGATCGCTTCGTCTACGCCACCGGCGCGCGGCTGCAGCCCCTGGACGAGCAGATCAGGCGGCTGCGGGCGCAGACGGCACGGGCGCCGGGACCTGCCGATGGGCCCGGCAATGCGGCAAGCGCGCAGGGTTCAGCCGCGCCGGGCAGTTCGGCCACGGCGGGCGCCGCCGCACAGCCCGGCAACGCGCCCGATGGGCAGAACGGCGCGCGCTCGACGGCGGCGCCGAGCAGGCCCGTCGCGCGACCCGATACCGGCCTGACCTCGCGGCTGCGTGCGGCGCGGCCAGGAACCGCGCCGCCGGCGGCCGCCGTGACGCAACCCGCCACCGGACATGCCGGCACGGACGGCCCGGTGAAGGCCGCACAGCCGGGTGTGACGACACAGGCTCCGTTGATGGGAGATTGGCCGGACCAGGTCGACCCGCGCGGCCAGGCCGCGCATTAA
- a CDS encoding GntR family transcriptional regulator produces the protein MPIAKQNTQANLAYQELKKRILMGFFGASDRLREIEVAELLNMGRTPVREALKRLEDEGLLTHEPRRGLVVTSLDQQSVTELYAMRELLEGGAARFAAKHASEAEIDNMAHILEEGRQGGDPVEANLAFHQSIYGAAHNKFLIRALRSLTDSTYLLGRSTLEMAGRPEVAHGEHRAIYEAIRDGDPARAEQAAREHIRNALLERLKILRAKQAPGD, from the coding sequence ATGCCCATAGCCAAGCAGAATACCCAGGCCAACCTGGCCTATCAGGAGCTGAAAAAGCGCATTTTGATGGGATTTTTCGGCGCCAGCGACCGCCTGCGTGAAATCGAGGTGGCCGAGCTGTTGAACATGGGCCGCACGCCCGTGCGCGAAGCGCTCAAGCGCCTGGAAGACGAAGGCCTGCTGACCCACGAGCCGCGCCGCGGATTGGTGGTGACGTCGCTGGACCAGCAATCGGTCACCGAGCTCTATGCCATGCGCGAACTGCTGGAAGGCGGCGCCGCCCGCTTCGCGGCCAAGCACGCGAGCGAAGCGGAAATCGACAATATGGCGCACATCCTGGAAGAAGGGCGGCAGGGCGGCGACCCGGTGGAGGCGAACCTGGCCTTCCATCAATCCATCTACGGCGCCGCGCACAACAAGTTCCTGATCCGCGCATTGCGGTCGCTGACCGATTCCACCTATCTGCTGGGGCGCAGCACGCTCGAAATGGCGGGACGTCCCGAAGTCGCGCATGGCGAGCATCGCGCCATCTACGAAGCCATCCGCGACGGCGATCCGGCGCGCGCCGAACAGGCCGCGCGCGAACATATCCGCAACGCCTTGCTGGAGCGGCTGAAAATATTGCGGGCGAAACAGGCGCCAGGCGACTGA
- a CDS encoding amidohydrolase family protein — MSPATLPAWDCHTHVFDDATRRPLMPGSHYTPPVRTWRDMSAVGAPHGIERFVLIQPSVYGMDNSLLLDTLDESQGRARGVLVVPDETTEAELLALRERGARGVRFNAVSGSGNGFTGYARLAPRLRAAGWHAQFFVAPESLAAVYEAIRQEGGPDVVVDHLGGAASGPEYAAIREAVFRLLDTGRVWLKASGFYRYGYPVATWAEHFGELLRELARRYPERIVWASDWPHTWFFDPAHGEPMPYGDLLGLLQDSVSDADLQRILRENPPALYA, encoded by the coding sequence ATGTCTCCCGCCACCCTGCCCGCCTGGGATTGCCACACCCATGTCTTCGACGACGCGACGCGTCGCCCTTTGATGCCCGGGTCGCACTACACGCCGCCCGTGCGGACCTGGCGGGACATGTCCGCCGTCGGCGCGCCGCACGGCATCGAACGCTTCGTCCTGATCCAGCCCAGCGTGTACGGGATGGACAACAGCCTGCTGCTGGATACGCTGGACGAATCCCAGGGCCGCGCACGCGGCGTACTCGTGGTGCCGGACGAAACGACCGAAGCCGAACTGCTGGCGCTGCGGGAACGTGGCGCGCGCGGCGTACGCTTCAATGCCGTTTCCGGCAGCGGCAACGGCTTCACCGGCTATGCGCGGCTCGCGCCGCGCCTGCGCGCCGCCGGGTGGCATGCGCAATTCTTCGTCGCGCCGGAAAGCCTGGCGGCCGTGTACGAAGCGATCCGCCAGGAGGGTGGCCCGGACGTGGTCGTGGACCACCTGGGCGGCGCGGCGAGCGGCCCGGAATACGCGGCGATACGCGAAGCCGTCTTCCGGCTGCTGGATACGGGCCGCGTGTGGCTGAAAGCGTCGGGCTTCTACCGCTACGGCTATCCCGTGGCGACGTGGGCCGAGCATTTCGGCGAGCTGTTGCGCGAGCTGGCGCGCCGGTATCCGGAGCGGATCGTCTGGGCATCGGACTGGCCGCACACCTGGTTCTTCGATCCGGCGCACGGCGAGCCCATGCCTTACGGCGATCTGCTGGGCTTGCTGCAGGATTCGGTCAGCGACGCGGATTTACAGCGCATCCTGCGGGAAAATCCGCCAGCGCTGTACGCCTGA